The following is a genomic window from Vibrio cyclitrophicus.
AGGCTTCTTAAGTGATCGGTGAAGAGACATTCTTTGAACATCAGGCAAACCCCACTTGGGTTCCAATCTAGTGATCTACAGATGAAAAAAAGCTCATCATTTCTGATGAGCTTTCTTAAAGGTGCTCGGTGAAGAAGGATTTGATACGACTGGGCTTCCAGCCCCCGAATACATCATTATCTTTTCTCCAGATAGAAAAAAAGCTCATCATTTCTGATGAGCTTTCTTAAGGTGGTCGGTGAAGAGGGATTCGAACCCCCGACCCTCTGGTCCCAAACCAGATGCGCTACCAAGCTGCGCTATTCACCGAGATGTTTCGTTTGATTTCTCAAACTGGAAACTTCAAAGAAGCTACCAAAATTAATGGGGTGGCTAACGAGATTCGAACTCGCGACCACCGGAATCACAATCCAGGGCTCTACCAACTGAGCTATAGCCACCACTAATTTTTATATAACCACTTAACAAGCGATTATTGAAATAGTGGTCGGTGAAGAGGGATTCGAACCCCCGACCCTCTGGTCCCAAACCAGATGCGCTACCAAGCTGCGCTATTCACCGACTAGTTTTGTATCGATTCTTGGGAAGAATGAATCAACACTGGAAGCCGAAGCTACCGATATTTTGTAAAGAAAGAATGGGGTGGCTAACGAGATTCGAACTCGCGACCACCGGAATCACAATCCAGGGCTCTACCAACTGAGCTATAGCCACCATTATTTCTTTTTTGCCAATTCTCACTTACCGAAGTAAGAGACCGGATGGCGCGCCTGAAAGGATTCGAACCTTCGGCCTTTGGCTCCGGAGGCCAACGCTCTATCCAGCTGAGCTACAGGCGCATGCCCTGTCGGCGGAGTGGAATAATACGTATATCACCCAATGCCGTCTAGTACTTTTTTAACTTTTTTTTCTGTTTGGTCTCTTTTTCGACAGTTAATATGTGATAAACCCCTTATTTGAGTACTACAACCCGCTACAGCTTATAAGTTGTTGTTTATTGCAACAACTTATCGGGATATAATCACCCATTATTTACATTGGTTTAACAGTTGCTCTTTGCTGCTCAAATCAAAACACCCTTCCAACACTATAAATTGGTAAGCATGTACTTACCTTGGGAATGTAAAGTGAGTTTAATGGATATGTCTCGTCGAATTTTAAGCGTTGTCATCGCAGTTTTAACCTTTTCAACTGGTGCAATGGCTTCAGGCCTAAGCGAAGCAGAGCAAGATGCTATTGCTGAACGCATCAAACCAGTTGGCCAAGTATACCTAGTCGGCAGTGAGCCAGTAGTCGCGGAACCAACAGGCCCTCGTGATGGCGCAGCAGTTTACGGTACCTTTTGTATCGCTTGTCACGCATCTGGCGTAAGTGGCGCACCTAAAAAAGGCGATGCTGGTGATTGGGGTCCTCGTATTGCTCAAGGTCGCGATATTCTAGCGAATCACGCAATCAACGGCTTTAATGCAATGCCTGCGAAAGGTTCATGTATGGACTGTTCAGACGACGAAATCAAAGATGCTATCGAGCACATGATTGCCGGTCTGTAATTTACCGATCTGTAATTAAAAATGCCAAATTCAAAAAAGGTGACCTCATGGTCACCTTTTTATTGGTTTTTATATAGTGCTATTAAAGTAGATCATTATTTCTTATTGAACATCGCTCGAATATTCGCAATGTGCGCCTGCCCTTTTTCCATTCTTTCTTCAGCGGATTGAGGCTTCTTAACGCTTTCCCACTCCACATCATCATGCGGCAGTTCATCAAGAAAGCGACTTTGTGTTGGCTTAATCAATTCACCATATTGACGGCGTTCACGACACTTAGTAAAGGTCAGCTCTTTTTGCGCTCGAGTAATCCCTACGTACATAAGACGACGCTCTTCTTCTACGTTGCCTTCATCAACACTGGTTTGGTGCGGTAAAATACCCTCTTCTGCCCCCATCAGGAATACATATGGAAACTCTAGGCCTTTCGATGCATGCAGTGTCATTAATTGAACCTGGTCTGCATCGTCATCATCTTCCCCACGCTCCATCATGTCACGCAGTGTTAAACGTTGCACTACCTCGCGTAGGGTTTTCTCTTCCTTGTCGTAGTTGTCACCTTCAAGATCAGCCACTATCCAACTGTAAAGATCAGAGACGTTCTTCATTCGCATTTCAGCCGCTTTCGGGCTCGCCGAAGTTTCGTACAACCAATCTTCATAGTTAATGTCACGAACCAAAGAACGTACGGCCTCAACCGTATTACCACGCTCTGCATTATCCGAGATACGAACAATCCAGTCACCGAAACGGCGCAAGTTTTCTAGACCACGCCCCGTCAGCGTTTGCTCTAAGCCCATCTCAAAGCTGGCTTCAAACAAGCTCTTACCACGCATATTGGCGTAGCTGCCGAGTTTCTCTAAAGTAACCGGACCAATCTCACGACGTGGCGTGTTCACAATACGTAAAAACGCATTGTCATCATCTGGGTTCACCAACACACGTAAGTAAGCCATGATGTCTTTAATCTCAGCTCTAGCAAAGAAAGACGTACCACCAGAGATCTTGTAAGGCACACGGTTTTGCATCAAGGCTTTTTCAATCAAGCGAGATTGGTGATTACCACGGTAAAGCACTGCGTAATCTTTGTAATCTGTGCGATTCAAAAACTTGTGGGCAATGATCTCACCAGTAATACGTTCGGCTTCGTGCTCTTCATTCTTGGCATTCAGTACCTTGAGCTTTTCACCGTCCGGGATCTCTGAGAACAGTGATTTTTCATAAACGTGTGGGTTATTAGCGATCAAGATGTTCGCCGCACGCAAAATTCGACTGGTTGAACGATAGTTTTGCTCTAGTTTGATTAAACGAAGGTTCGGGTAATCCTCACCTAGCAAAACCAAGTTTTGCGGCTTTGCGCCACGCCATGAGTAAATAGATTGGTCATCATCACCTACTACCGTCAGACGACCACGTTCTCCCACCAATAAACGAACCAACTCATATTGACTGGTGTTGGTATCTTGATACTCATCGACCAGTAAATAGCGAATGCGAGACTGCCAGCGCTCACGGACTTCTTGATTAGTTTTCAGTAACAATACCGGCATCGCAATCAGATCATCAAAATCGAGCGCGTTGTATGCCTTCATCTGTTTCTGATACATCTCAAAACAGAATGCAAAAAGCTGTTCTTGTTCGCCTTGAGCTCGTGCTTTGGCCTGATCAGGCGTCAGCATGTCATTCTTCCAATTCGAAATGGTGCTCATTAAAGCGCGTAGTAGATCTTTGTCACCATCGATCTGCCTTTCGGTTAACTCTTTAAGTAAAGCTAACTGGTCCTGATCATCAAACAAAGAAAAGCCAGCTTTTAAACCCAATGCTTTGTATTCGCGGCGAATAATCGTCAAACCCATAGTGTGAAAGGTCGAAACGATCAGACCTTTTGATTCATTTTTACCTAGAGTTTGTCCTACACGCTCTTTCATTTCGCGTGCCGCTTTATTGGTAAAGGTTACCGCTGCAATATTACGAGCTTTGTAGCCACACTCTTGAACCAAGTAAGCAATCTTATTGGTGATAACACGTGTTTTTCCTGAACCAGCGCCTGCTAATACTAAACAGGGGCCAGAAACATACTTCACGGCTTCATCTTGTCTTGGATTCAGTTTCATTTGATTCTCAATTTGGTCTAGAGGGGCGAATTAAATTGCGCGCCTATAATAATGCTGCAATAGCACGAATGCTACGTTCTCTTATACAAGATTTTTACGTCATTTGTGTAAAACTTTGTTGCATAGATGTATGGTTCTTAGGCTATAATGAATGAACGTTCATTCACTGGTGATGGAAAGATGACAACTCATGCACCTCAGGATAAACGCCAACAAATACTTTCTGCTGCTGAAAAGCTCATTGCGGAGGTCGGTTTTCAAGGCCTTTCGATGCAAAAATTAGCCAAAGAAGCAGGGGTAGCTGCAGGCACTATCTATCGCTACTTCGATGATAAAGATCACTTGATCGATGATGTTCGAGTGCTCGTGACTCAACGAGTAGCTGATGCTGTTCAAGAAGGGGTTAATGATTCGGATCCAATTAAGCAACGCTATCGTACTATGTGGTTGAACATATGGAACTTAGCGGGAACGAACTTAGCCGCGATAAAAAATCGGGTTCAGTATGACTCTCTACCTATTACAAATAGCCTAAACTTCAGGGAACTGGAACGTAAAATGTTTGCCCAAGTTGAACTGCTATTTAATGAAGGTAAAGAGCAGGGACTGTTTAAACCGCTTGATAATGAAGTATTAAGCGGCTTGAGCTTAGCGGCTAGTGTCTCTCTAGCGCGAAAGCATTCTTTAGGATTTTACCAACTCGACGAGGCAGCACTAGAAGCTGCAATAGAAGCCAGTTGGGACGCAATAATTAAACACTAGATCGGAGTTTTGACCATAATGAAAAAGTGGACTTTCTTCATGTTATTCATCGCTGTATTGCTTTTTGGCAGCGTTATTGGATTCAACATGTTCAAACAACAAAAAATTGCTGAGTATATGGCCAACCGCCCTGAACCCGAGTTTCCCGTAACGGTAACTGAAGTTCAGCCGATCGACTGGGTTCCCGTAATTGAAGCTATCGGCTTCATCGAACCAAATCAAGGTGTGACACTAGCGAACGAAACCAGCGGTGTTATTGACCAAATTTCTTTCGAATCGGGTACTGATGTTAAGAGTGGTCAGCAACTGGTACGTCTTGATTCTGACGTAGAGAAAGCCAACCTTAAGAGTTCTGAAGCTCGTTTGCCTGCTGCGAAAGCAAAATACAAGCGTTACCAAGGTCTATTCAAGAAAGGCTCTATTTCTAAAGAAGCGTACGATGAAGCAGAAGCAAACTACTTCTCTCTATCTGCTGATATTGAAAGCCTAAAAGCCTCGATCGAACGCCGCGAAATTCGCGCACCTTTTGATGGCAAGGTTGGTATTCGTAACGTATACCTAGGTCAATACCTACAATCGGGTACCGATATCGTTCGTTTAGAAGACACCAGTGTCATGCGCCTACGCTTCACGGTTTCTCAAACCGATATCTCTCGCATTAATGTTGGCCAGGCTATCGACATCTTTGTTGATGCTTACCCAGAAAAACCGTTTGAAGGCTCTATCAGTGCTATTGAACCTGCAGTAAGCATCCAAAGTGGTCTTATTCAAGTTCAAGCGGATATTCCAAACAATGATGGCAAGCTTCGCAGTGGCATGTTCGCTCGCGCTAACATCATTCTTCCTAAACTAGAGAACCAAGTAACCCTGCCGCAAACGGCGATTACTTTCACTCTATACGGTGACAATGTTTACATCCTAACGGAAGAAGACGGCGTTCAACGTGTTGCTCAACATGTTGTGAAAGTTGGTGAACGTACAGCAGATATCGCACATATCCTTGAAGGCGTTAAAGCTGGCGATACGGTTGTAACTTCTGGCCAAGTACGTCTGAGTAACGGTGCCAAAGTTAAGATCGTAGAAAGTGATTCAATCACTCCACCATCTGAAACACCTAAGCTGTAACTGGAGGCCCAATGCGCTTTACTGATGTTTTTATTAAACGTCCAGTTCTAGCGGTATCCATCAGCTTTTTGATTGCGTTGCTTGGCTTACAAGCAATCTTCAAAATGCAGGTGCGTGAATACCCTGAAATGACGAATACCGTCGTAACCGTAACTACGAGTTACTACGGTGCAAGTGCCGATCTTATCCAAGGCTTTATCACCCAGCCCCTCGAGCAGGCTGTGGCCCAAGCGGATAACATCGACTATATGACTTCTTCTTCTGTACTCGGTAGCTCGACGATTACCGTGAACATGAAGTTGAACACAGACCCGAATGCGGCGCTGTCTGACATACTGGCCAAGACTAACTCGGTACGTTCTCAGCTTCCTAAAGAAGCCGAAGATCCAACCGTAACTATGTCTACCGGTTCAACAACGGCGGTACTCTACATTGGTTTTACCAGTGATGAGTTGGTGTCGAGCCAAATTACCGACTATCTAGAGCGAGTAATCAACCCGCAACTATTTACGGTAAATGGCGTATCTAAAGTTGACCTATATGGTGGTATGAAATACGCACTACGCGTGTGGCTAGACCCAGCTAAAATGGCAGCAGTAAACCTTACCGCAACTGACGTAATGGCGGTATTGGATGCGAATAACTACCAATCGGCGACAGGTCAAGCAACAGGTGAGTTTGTTCTTTATAACGGCAGTGCCGACACGCAAGTTTCGAACACTGAAGAGCTAGAGAACTTAGTCGTTAGAAGTGGTGAAGGTGAGATTATTCGCCTGTCTGACATCGCTAAGGTTTCTCTAGAGAAAAGCCACGATATTTACCGTGCAAGTGCCAACGGCCAAGAAGCGGTAGTTGCAGCAATTAACGCAGCACCAAGTGCAAACCCAATCAACATTGCCGCTGATGTACTCGAACTTCTCCCTCAGTTAGAGAAGAACTTGCCAAGTAACATTTCCATGAACGTGATGTATGACTCGACAATTGCGATTAACGAATCGATTCAAGAGGTTATAAAAACCATCCTTGAAGCTGCATTAATCGTATTGATCGTAATTACTCTGTTCTTAGGTTCGTTCCGTGCTGTACTGATCCCTATCGTTACTATCCCACTGTCTTTGATTGGTGTGGCAATGGTAATGCAGGCAATGGGCTTCTCTTGGAACCTGATGACACTACTGGCAATGGTGCTCGCCATCGGTCTGGTGGTAGATGATGCGATCGTGGTACTGGAAAACGTCGACCGACATATTAAGCTCGGGGAGTCACCTTTCCGTGCTGCGATCATCGGTACTCGTGAAATTGCGGTTCCTGTTATCGCAATGACCCTAACGCTAGGCGCAGTATACGCTCCAATCGCGATGATGGGTGGTATCACGGGCTCACTATTTAAAGAGTTTGCATTAACTCTAGCGGGTTCTGTTTTTGTATCAGGTATCGTGGCACTAACACTATCACCAATGATGTGTTCTAAAATGCTAAAAGCTCATGCTGAGCCAAGCAAGTTTGAACAGAAAGTACATAGCGTACTGGATGGCATGACGAACCGTTATGAGCGCATGCTTAGCGCGGTAATGAACCATCGCCCAGTATTCATTGGCTTTGCGGTGATCGTATTTGCAAGCTTACCAATGCTATTTAAGTTCATCCCAAGTGAGTTAGCACCTTCAGAAGATAAAGGTGTGATCATGTTGATGGGTACGGCGCCGTCGAACGCGAACTTAGACTTCATGCAAAATACCATGAACGACGTAAATAAGGTTCTGTCTGATCAGCCAGAAGTAGCTTACGCGCAGGTGTTCACAGGTGTTCCTAATGCAAACCAAGCGTTTGGTATTGCATCTATGGTGCCTTGGAGTGAGCGTGAAGCAAGTCAATCTGACGTAGCAACCCGCGTTGGTGGTTTGGTGAAAGATGTTCCTGGAATGGCAGTTACTGCATTCCAAATGCCAGAACTACCAGGTGCAGGTTCAGGTCTTCCAATTCAGTTTGTTATCACAACGCCAAACAGTTTTGAGAGCCTGTTCCAAATCACCACTGATATCTTGACTGATGTAGCGACAAACCCGCTGTTCGTATACTCGGATCTCGATCTGAACTATGACTCAGCAACGATGAAAGTACACATCGACAAGGACAAAGCGGGCGCATACGGCGTGACCATGCAAGATATCGGTATCACGCTTGGTACCATGATGTCAGATGGCTACGTAAACCGTATCGACTTGAATGGTCGTTCTTACGAGGTTATCCCTCAAGTTGAACGTAAATTCCGTTTGAACCCAGAATCGATGAATAACTACTACGTACGTGCTGCGGACGGTAATGCTGTACCACTTGGCAGCTTGATTACGATTGATGTTGTGGCAGAGCCTCGTTCTCTTCCTCACTTCAACCAATTGAACTCAGCTACGATTGGTGCGGTACCTGCTCCAGGCGCTGCAATGGGTGATGCAATTGCGTGGTTTGAAGACACGGCGGCGAATAAGCTACCAAGTGGCTATAACCACGATTACATGGGTGAAGCACGTCAATACGTAACTGAAGGTAGCGCGCTTTACGCGACCTTTGGTTTAGCACTGGCTATCATCTTCTTGGTACTGGCGATTCAATTCGAATCTCTTAAAGATCCATTGGTTATCATGGTATCTGTGCCACTTGCGATCTGTGGTGCCCTAATCGCTCTGGCTTGGGGTGCGGCAACGATGAATATCTACTCACAAGTAGGTTTAATCACCTTGGTCGGCCTGATTACCAAGCACGGTATCTTGATCTGTGAAGTTGCAAAAGAGGAACAGTTGCATCATCACAAGACTCGTATTGAAGCAGTAATGGAAGCTGCGAAGGTTCGTCTTCGTCCGATTCTAATGACAACAGCTGCGATGATCGCCGGCCTAATCCCACTGATGTACGCAAGTGGTGCGGGTGCGGCTCAGCGCTTTAGTATTGGTATCGTAATCGTAGCTGGTCTGGCGATTGGTACTATCTTCACGCTATTTGTACTGCCAGTGATTTACAGCTACTTGGCTGAAAAACACAAACCTCTACCTGTATTTGTTGAAGACAAAGACCTAGAAAAGCTAGCTCGCGTCGATGAAGCAAAAGCAGCACACAGAGAATTAGCTGATAATAAGTAATCGCTAAGTCGTATTAACAATAAAAAGGCTACTTCGGTGGCCTTTTTTTATACGCCATAGGCGACATCTCAAGTGTGATTAAATAGAATAGTGGTAAATATTCAGGAGTTTTAATTGATATGTTTGATCCAAAAAAACTAGAGCAGATTGCTAAGCAGATTCACGATTCTATGCCTCAACCAGTAAAAGAGCTTGGTTCAGACGTAGATCAAAAAGTTCGCCAGGTTATCCAAGGCCAACTAAACAAGCTAGACGTTGTGAGCCGTGAAGAATTTGATGTTCAAACACAAGTACTGCTTCGCACTCGCCAGAAGCTAACTGAAATGGAACAAAAGCTAGCTGATTTAGAAGCAAAGCTTTCAGACAAATAATAGCTCGTTTCCATCAGTTCAAGTTCGAATAAAGGCTTACCTTCGGGTAAGCCTTTATTTTTCCTCGACCTATCAAAACTTTACAAGCAAATAGTTGCGGGCATAAAAAAGCCCCGAACAAATGTTCAGGGCTATCTTTATCCAGTTATGAGCAGAAGATTAACCGCCTACAGCGATACGCTTCATGTCGCTCATGTAGCTACGTAGCTCTTCACCAATGTATTCTACAGGGTGGTTACGAATAGCTTCGTTTACTTCAATTAGCTTAGCGTTATCAACTTGGTTAGATGTTTCACCTAGACCACGGCCAATTACGTCTGTTGCAACTGAAGGCATGAACTTCTCACGTAGTAGCGGTGTTGCTACGTTAGCGAATAGGTAGTTACCGTACTCAGCAGTATCAGAAATTACAACGTTCATTTCGTAAAGACGCTTACGAGCAACCGTGTTTGCAATTAGTGGAAGCTCATGTAGAGATTCGTAGTAAGCAGACTCGTCGATGATGCCTGATGCCGTCATAGCTTCGAATGCTAGCTCAACACCGGCACGAACCATAGCAACCATTAGGATACCGTTGTCGAAATACTCTTGCTCTGAGATTTCTACGTCAGAAGCTGGGTAATTTTCGAATGCCGTTTCGCCTGTCTCTTCACGCCAGCCTAGTAGGTTCACGTCATCGTTCGCCCAGTCGGCCATCATTGTGCTAGAGAAGTGACCAGAGATGATGTCATCCATGTGCTTGTTGTAAAGCGGGCGCATTAGGTCTTTAAGCTCTTCAGAAAGCTCAAACGCTTTAACTTTAGCTGGGTTAGATAGACGGTCCATCATGTGAGTTACGCCACCAAACTTCAGTGCTTCAGTGATCGTTTCCCAACCGTATTGTAGAAGTTTGCCTGCGTAGCCCGGTTCGATGCCATCAGCAATCATCTTCTCGTACGATACGATAGAACCTGCTTGTAGCATGCCACAAAGGATAGTTTGCTCGCCCATAAGGTCAGATTTAACTTCCGCTACGAAAGAAGACTCTAGGCAACCAGCACGGTGACCACCAGTACCTGCTGCCCAAGCTTTAGCGATATCCCAACCTTCGCCCTTAGGGTCGTTTTCTGGGTGAACAGCGATCAGTGTTGGAACACCA
Proteins encoded in this region:
- a CDS encoding c-type cytochrome, giving the protein MDMSRRILSVVIAVLTFSTGAMASGLSEAEQDAIAERIKPVGQVYLVGSEPVVAEPTGPRDGAAVYGTFCIACHASGVSGAPKKGDAGDWGPRIAQGRDILANHAINGFNAMPAKGSCMDCSDDEIKDAIEHMIAGL
- the rep gene encoding DNA helicase Rep, which codes for MKLNPRQDEAVKYVSGPCLVLAGAGSGKTRVITNKIAYLVQECGYKARNIAAVTFTNKAAREMKERVGQTLGKNESKGLIVSTFHTMGLTIIRREYKALGLKAGFSLFDDQDQLALLKELTERQIDGDKDLLRALMSTISNWKNDMLTPDQAKARAQGEQEQLFAFCFEMYQKQMKAYNALDFDDLIAMPVLLLKTNQEVRERWQSRIRYLLVDEYQDTNTSQYELVRLLVGERGRLTVVGDDDQSIYSWRGAKPQNLVLLGEDYPNLRLIKLEQNYRSTSRILRAANILIANNPHVYEKSLFSEIPDGEKLKVLNAKNEEHEAERITGEIIAHKFLNRTDYKDYAVLYRGNHQSRLIEKALMQNRVPYKISGGTSFFARAEIKDIMAYLRVLVNPDDDNAFLRIVNTPRREIGPVTLEKLGSYANMRGKSLFEASFEMGLEQTLTGRGLENLRRFGDWIVRISDNAERGNTVEAVRSLVRDINYEDWLYETSASPKAAEMRMKNVSDLYSWIVADLEGDNYDKEEKTLREVVQRLTLRDMMERGEDDDDADQVQLMTLHASKGLEFPYVFLMGAEEGILPHQTSVDEGNVEEERRLMYVGITRAQKELTFTKCRERRQYGELIKPTQSRFLDELPHDDVEWESVKKPQSAEERMEKGQAHIANIRAMFNKK
- a CDS encoding TetR/AcrR family transcriptional regulator; translation: MTTHAPQDKRQQILSAAEKLIAEVGFQGLSMQKLAKEAGVAAGTIYRYFDDKDHLIDDVRVLVTQRVADAVQEGVNDSDPIKQRYRTMWLNIWNLAGTNLAAIKNRVQYDSLPITNSLNFRELERKMFAQVELLFNEGKEQGLFKPLDNEVLSGLSLAASVSLARKHSLGFYQLDEAALEAAIEASWDAIIKH
- a CDS encoding efflux RND transporter periplasmic adaptor subunit gives rise to the protein MKKWTFFMLFIAVLLFGSVIGFNMFKQQKIAEYMANRPEPEFPVTVTEVQPIDWVPVIEAIGFIEPNQGVTLANETSGVIDQISFESGTDVKSGQQLVRLDSDVEKANLKSSEARLPAAKAKYKRYQGLFKKGSISKEAYDEAEANYFSLSADIESLKASIERREIRAPFDGKVGIRNVYLGQYLQSGTDIVRLEDTSVMRLRFTVSQTDISRINVGQAIDIFVDAYPEKPFEGSISAIEPAVSIQSGLIQVQADIPNNDGKLRSGMFARANIILPKLENQVTLPQTAITFTLYGDNVYILTEEDGVQRVAQHVVKVGERTADIAHILEGVKAGDTVVTSGQVRLSNGAKVKIVESDSITPPSETPKL
- a CDS encoding multidrug efflux RND transporter permease subunit, coding for MRFTDVFIKRPVLAVSISFLIALLGLQAIFKMQVREYPEMTNTVVTVTTSYYGASADLIQGFITQPLEQAVAQADNIDYMTSSSVLGSSTITVNMKLNTDPNAALSDILAKTNSVRSQLPKEAEDPTVTMSTGSTTAVLYIGFTSDELVSSQITDYLERVINPQLFTVNGVSKVDLYGGMKYALRVWLDPAKMAAVNLTATDVMAVLDANNYQSATGQATGEFVLYNGSADTQVSNTEELENLVVRSGEGEIIRLSDIAKVSLEKSHDIYRASANGQEAVVAAINAAPSANPINIAADVLELLPQLEKNLPSNISMNVMYDSTIAINESIQEVIKTILEAALIVLIVITLFLGSFRAVLIPIVTIPLSLIGVAMVMQAMGFSWNLMTLLAMVLAIGLVVDDAIVVLENVDRHIKLGESPFRAAIIGTREIAVPVIAMTLTLGAVYAPIAMMGGITGSLFKEFALTLAGSVFVSGIVALTLSPMMCSKMLKAHAEPSKFEQKVHSVLDGMTNRYERMLSAVMNHRPVFIGFAVIVFASLPMLFKFIPSELAPSEDKGVIMLMGTAPSNANLDFMQNTMNDVNKVLSDQPEVAYAQVFTGVPNANQAFGIASMVPWSEREASQSDVATRVGGLVKDVPGMAVTAFQMPELPGAGSGLPIQFVITTPNSFESLFQITTDILTDVATNPLFVYSDLDLNYDSATMKVHIDKDKAGAYGVTMQDIGITLGTMMSDGYVNRIDLNGRSYEVIPQVERKFRLNPESMNNYYVRAADGNAVPLGSLITIDVVAEPRSLPHFNQLNSATIGAVPAPGAAMGDAIAWFEDTAANKLPSGYNHDYMGEARQYVTEGSALYATFGLALAIIFLVLAIQFESLKDPLVIMVSVPLAICGALIALAWGAATMNIYSQVGLITLVGLITKHGILICEVAKEEQLHHHKTRIEAVMEAAKVRLRPILMTTAAMIAGLIPLMYASGAGAAQRFSIGIVIVAGLAIGTIFTLFVLPVIYSYLAEKHKPLPVFVEDKDLEKLARVDEAKAAHRELADNK
- the ubiK gene encoding ubiquinone biosynthesis accessory factor UbiK — protein: MFDPKKLEQIAKQIHDSMPQPVKELGSDVDQKVRQVIQGQLNKLDVVSREEFDVQTQVLLRTRQKLTEMEQKLADLEAKLSDK
- the ilvC gene encoding ketol-acid reductoisomerase, with the protein product MANYFNTLNLREQLDQLGRCRFMDREEFATEAEYLEGKKIVIVGCGAQGLNQGLNMRDSGLDVSYALRQAAIDEKRQSFKNADENGFVVGSYETLIPQADLVINLTPDKQHTNVVETVMPLMKQGAALGYSHGFNVVEEGMQLRDDLTVVMVAPKCPGSEVREEYKRGFGVPTLIAVHPENDPKGEGWDIAKAWAAGTGGHRAGCLESSFVAEVKSDLMGEQTILCGMLQAGSIVSYEKMIADGIEPGYAGKLLQYGWETITEALKFGGVTHMMDRLSNPAKVKAFELSEELKDLMRPLYNKHMDDIISGHFSSTMMADWANDDVNLLGWREETGETAFENYPASDVEISEQEYFDNGILMVAMVRAGVELAFEAMTASGIIDESAYYESLHELPLIANTVARKRLYEMNVVISDTAEYGNYLFANVATPLLREKFMPSVATDVIGRGLGETSNQVDNAKLIEVNEAIRNHPVEYIGEELRSYMSDMKRIAVGG